In the Sandaracinus amylolyticus genome, GGCCGCGATCAGCGCGGCGCGCGGACCGAACGTCTCGGCCTGACTGTCCGCGAGCGCCTCGAGCGCCTCGAGATCGTCGCGCACCGCGACCGGCACCCGCGCCGCGCCGTCGCCCTCGTCGGGCTCGCGGTCGGTCGGGCTGTCGAGCACCGTGGTGTCGGCGAGCGCGGCGTAGAAGCGGCACTCGGGCACCAGCAGGAACCCCAGCACCGCGCCGAGGCGCGCGCGGGCGCGCGCCGCCGCGATCGCCGCGCCCTCGTAGTCGCCGCGCAGGTAGCGCGCGACGAGCTCGTGGAACGTGCGGTGGAATTGGTCGGCGTCGCGCTCCGCCGCGACCAGCGGCTCGCGGGGCACGACCGCGGTGCCGCCGCGCACGAGATCGATCATGCGGAGGCGGCTGCGCATCGACGTCACGACCGAGGGCGCGCCGCTGCGATCGGCGAGCTCGAGCGCCTCGTTCGCGTCGCCCGCGACCTCGTCGAGGGGATCGCCCGCGACCAGCCGGAAGTCCGCGATGTGCTTGGCGTGGAAGCTCGCGTAGGTGAGATCGCCGCTGATCGTCGCCGCGGCGAGCTCGCGTCGCATCAGCTCCACGCAGCGCCGCAGCGGGAGCTGCAGGTACGAGATCAGCGAGGTGAACCCGAAGGTCGCGCGCGCGCGGTGCAGCGCGTGCTCGGGCCGCTGGGCGAGGCGATACGTGCCCTCGGCGATCGAGAACGCATCCGCGTAGCGTCGCCGGCGCACCGCGAGACCGAGCGCGAACGCGGTGAACGCGCCGAGCGAGCTCGACGTCATGCCCTCGCGCAGCGCGATCTCGACGCCACGGCACGCCGCGAGCCACACGAGGTTCCAGTCGTGGTAGCTCGCGGGTGTGATCAGCGCGACGAGGAGCTCGGACGTCGCGCGTGCCTCGTCTCTCACCGGCGCGTCGCGCGCGAGCGAGAGGATCGCGAGCGTCGGGTCGGGGCCGAGCGTCTCGAGCAGCGCGTCGTACGCCGCGTCGACCTCGGCCTCCCTCGGGTGCTCGGGCAGGTCGACGTCGAGCGCGCGCAGGCCCTCGAGGCAGGTCGCGGTCGCCTCGCTCATCGCGCCCCGCACCAGGCGCGGCTCGGCGAGCAGCGTGTGGGCCGCCGCGAGATCGACGCGGGTGCGCGCGCGCTTGGTGAGCGCGACGCAGAGATCCTCGGACGCCGCCAGCTCGCCGATCAGGAAGCGCGAGCGCGCGAGCGAGAGCTGGAGCTCGAACGCGAGCGCGTAGCGCTGCTCCCAGGGATCCTCGCCGAGCAGCTCGATGCCCCGCACCAGGAACGCGATCGCGGCGCGCCCGTCGTTCGACGCACGCGCGGCGCGCCCGGCGAGCAGATCGAGGTACGCGGCCTGCGCGCGCTCCTCGGGATCGCGCAGCAGCGGGGCCGCGAGATCGAAGTGCCGCACGATCTCGAAGATGCGGGTGCCGACCTTGTCGGGCGGCGTCCGCGCGAGCAGCGCGCGACCGGTCTCGAGGTGCAGCGCGAGCCGCTCGGCGTGCGGCGTGAGCTCGTACGCGGTCTGGTGCACGCGATCGTGCAGGAAGCGCAGCTCGTCGCCGATGCGCGCGAGGAGGCGTGCCGAGATCGCCTCGGCGAGCTGCGCGAGCAGCTCGCTCTCCGAGCAACGCAGCACGATCGAGAGCGTCGCGAGATCGGCCGAGGGACCGTGCACCGCGAAGCGCCGCAGCGCATCGCGGGTGCCCGGCGAGAGCGTCGCGATGCGCGAGGCGATGAGGTCCGCGACGTCGTCGGAGTACGGCTTGGCGCGGATCGCGTCGAGATTCCACTGCCAACCCTTCTTCGCGTCGTCGTAGCGGATCAGGTCCTCGGCGTAGAGCGAGTCGAGGAACTGCGCGACGAAGAGCGGGTTGCCGCCGGTGCGCTCGTGCACGCTCACCGCGAGCTCGCTGACCTCGTCGGGCCGGCGCCGCAGCACGTCCCCGATCCATCGCGCGACCGCGTCCTGCGAGAGCGGGCGCAGCGCGATCGCGACGGTGTCGACGCCGCGCTCGCGCAGCCGCGCGCCCATCGCCTCCACCGGGGTCGTGGGGCCTCGCTCGATCGTGCGGTACGCCGCGATGATCAACAGGTGGTGCGCCTCGAGCGCGGTCGCGACGTGCTCCAGGACCTTGAGCGTGCCGGCGTCGGCCCAATGAAGATCGTCGAGGAACAGGACCAGGGGATGGGCCTCGGTGGCGAGCACGCCGAGATAGCGCGCGAGCGTCGTGAGGAAGCGACGCTCGGCCTCGCGCGCCGGCGCCTCGGCGGGCGGCGTGCGCTCGCCGAGCAGCTGCGCGAGGTCGGGCAACCGCGAGATCAACATCGGTGCGTGCAGTCCGAGCGCCTCGTCGAGCCGCGATCGCAGCTCGTCGTGGGTCCACGCGTTCGACTCGAGCGCTGCGGCGAGCAATCCGTCGAGCGCCTGGAACGCCGCGCGCAGCGGCTCGCGGTCCGATCCCGCGTCGCACTTGCCCGCGGCGAAGAGCGCGCCGTGCAGCATCGCGACGCGCCGCGCGCGATCGACGAGCGCGCTCTTGCCCGACCCGGTCGGTCCCGAGACGAGCACGACGCGCGGGCGGTCCTCGAGCGACGTGCGCTCGAGCGCGGCCGAGATGCGCTGCAGCTCGTCGTCGCGCCCGTGGAGCATCGCGGTCAGGCGCGGCAGCGGCGGGCGATCGGCGCGCCCCGGCTCGAACACCTCGACGACGCCGCGGGTGTGCCAGCTCTCGAGGCAGCGCATCAGATCGTGCTGCAGCCCCGACGCGCTCTGGTAGCGATCCTCGGGCGCCTTCGCGAGCAGGCGCAGCACGATGCGCGAGAGGGTCTCGGGCACCGCGGGCACCAGGACGTGCGGCGGAGGCGCGGGGATCGCGACGTGCGCGTGGATCCATCCCGGCAGATCCGCCGCCGAGAACGGACGACGTCCGGTGAGCAGCTCGAAGAGGATGATCCCCAGCGAGTAGAGATCGCTGCGCTGATCGATCTCGATCGCGAGCCGACCGGTCTGCTCGGGCGAGAGATACGGCCACTGGCGCGAGGGCCACGGGCGCCACGCGACCGGCCCGCGATGGGGCGGCGGCGGGAAGGGCGTGCCGAGATCCACCACGTCGCCCGCGTGCACCCGCACGTCCTCGGCGTGCAGGCGCAGGTGCATCACGCCGCGCGCGTGCAGCGCGTCGAGCGCGTCGGCGAGCTTCACCGCGAGCGTCAGGAAACGTCCGAGATCGATGCGCGAAGCCGCGATGCGGGCGAGCGACACGTCCTTCGCCTCGCGGGCGACCACGACGCGTCCGGGCTGGGTGCTGCTGTCCAGCAAATGCGGCTCCCCCTCGCCGTGGATGGATCTGCCGTGGTGACTGAGCTGCGCGCGTCGACGTCGCTGCGTTCACAAGCAGCGCCTCAGCGGGCACGTAGGGACGGGGTCCACACAGGCAACGCCGCGCGCCACGGACCGCGACGCCCGCGCGGCGGTACCATCGCTGGCCATGCGGACGGGGAGTTGGGGCGTGCTCGCGCTGGTGCTCGTGCTCTCGGCGTGTGGCGACGACGATGGAGACGCCCGCGACGCATCGTTGCCGCGGGTCGACGCGCAGCTCCCACCGCCTCCGCCCGCGACCTGCGATGCGAGCGGTGGCAGCGACACCGTCGCGGCGCCCGAGCTCGTGGTGTCGCTCTCCGATCGCTGGCACGAGGGCTGGCTCGCCTCGCCCGCGATCGACGATCTCGACGGCGACGGAGAGAACGAGATCGTGGTCGCGCGGAGCGGTCGCGTGCTCGCGTTCCACCTCGACGGATCGATCGTCCTCTCGTTCGACGTCGATGGGCGGGTGTGGGCCTCGCCGATCGTCGCCGACGTGGTGCCCGAGCACGAAGGGCTCGAGATCGCGTTCGCGGAGCGCGCGCGCATCCACGTGATCGGGAGCGACGGCGACGAGCTCGCGGGCTGGCCCTTCGAGTGGCGCGACGAGCTGCGCTCGCTCGGCGCGACCGATCTCGATCGCGACGGACGCCTCGAGCTCGTCGCGGTCACCACGAGCCCGCTCGAGGGCGGCGGCCAGCGCGACATCGTGATCGCGGTGAACGACGACGCGTCGATCGTGCCCGGCTTCCCGCCCAACACGACCGGCGCCGCGGGCTGCGACGACGCGTGTTACGTGACCGGCGGCTACGATCAGAACCTCGCGCTCGGCGACGTGACCGGCGACGACGTGCCCGAGATCTTCGCGACCCAGGACAACGCGTACCTCTCGCTGCACGACGCGACGGGACGCGCCTTCGACTGCGCGCCGATCTTCGAGGACCGCACGAAGCTCCACGGGGTGCGCTTCCTCCACGACTACGCCGAGGCCCAGCAGGGCTACGCCGACGCGGAGGACACCGCGGACCAGGCGCACTTCACCAACAGCGCGCCGGCGATCGTCGACGTCGACGGAGACGGAACCCGCGAGCTCGTGGTGCTCGGCAGCGTGCAGAACGCGGCGCAGGACGATCGACTGCGCGGCGTCGCGCTGTGGGTCGTTCGTCCCGATGGGACGCGCCCCGACGCGTGGGTCGCGCCCTTCCACGCGCCCGGGTATCTCGCGGGGCTCTGGGACTTCGAGGGCGAGAACATCGTGGGCGCGACGAACCAGGTCTCGGTCGCGGATCTCTTCCCCGATCGTGCGGGCCCGGAATTCGTGTTCGCGGGCTTCGACGGTCGCATCCACTGCGTCGACGCGCGCGCCCAGGAGGTCTGGCAGGCCGAGTACACGACGAGCGATCGTGTGCTCACCGCGGGCGTCGTGATCGCGGATCTCTCGGGTGATGGATCCCCGGAGATCGTCTTCGCCACGTACTCGCCCGACGCGGATCGATCGCACCTCGTCGTGCTCGCCGCGAACGGCCGCGAGCTCCACCGCATCGCGCTGCCCGATCGCGGCGCGATGAGCGTGCCGACCATCGCCGACGTCGATCGCGACGGCGATCTCGAGATCGTCGTCGCGACGAAGGGCGGCGAGGATCACGCGCCGCACGCGCTCGTCTACACCGTCGCGGGCTCGGGCACCGCGTGCCTGCCCTGGCCCACCGGCCGTCGCACCGCGCTGCGCGACGGCCTGGTGCCCTGAGTCGGTGCGAGCGCTCCGGCTGGGCTACGGCGGCAGACAGATCAGCTCGCTCGCGCCTCCTGCGGTCGGGGTGCAGAGGAAGTTGCTCGGGCAGTCGAAGTCGTCGAAGCAGCGCTCGAAGCACACGAACGCCGAGCCCGAGAGCGAGAGGCACGCGCCGACGGTCCCGCGGATGTCGCGGGGACAGTCGAGGTCGCTGCCGCAGTTGTTGGTGCAGATGCCCGCGGTCGAGCTCGCGGTGGAGATGATCGAGCAGCCGTCGGTCTCGGTGGTGCAGTCGCTCGAGTCGATGCACAGGTCGTAGGGACGCGCGCCGTCGTCACCACATCCTGGCAGCACCGCGCCGGCGACCAGGATCGCGCCGATCAGAGTCATCCAAGTGCGTGTCATGGGCTCCTCGTCGGCGCGCGCACGGCGCTCGACGCCTCACCACGTGGGCGCGCGTACGCGTCTCGCAAACCCCCTCGTGGCGATCGGCGCCACACTTGCGCTGCGCACGTCTCCACCTCAGGTTGTCCGCCTCCGGGCGCGCAGGGGCGCCCGACCCGCCGCAAGCCTCCGCACCCTGCTGCACGCACACGCTCGACGATCTCTTCGTCCGCCGTGTCCTCGGGCCCGCATCGGCGCGGGAAGGGCCCATCGCTCGCCCCCTGAACGGGGCGCGGAGGAGACGATGACGGATCCGATCGACGACCTGAAGCATCGCGCGCGTTTGCTCCACCGAGCCGCGCAGGCGAAGGACCCCACCGCGCTCGCGCGTCTGCGCGCGCTCGCGACGCTGCGCGATCTCGACGACGAGACCCTCGCGCGCACCGTGCGTCGCGCCCACGCGCTGGCGGTGATCGCGGAGGAGCTCGGCTTCCGCAGCTGGGCCCACGTGGTGGCGGTGATCCGCGGTGACGACGACGAGCGCGATCGCGGCACCTGGCTCTATCCGCGCGAGTGCGGCGGTCACTTCAACGTGTGGAGCGCGTCGTACGACGAGGCGCGCACCATCCGCGCCGAGCACGGCGGGTTCCTGCTGCCGTACCGCCATCACTTCGTGATCGTCGACGAGGCGTACATCGAGACCGCGGGGCTCGATCCGAAGCGCGAGGAGTGGACGAGGATCGGGCGAGACTGGGTACAGCCCGGGGATCGCGAGGCGTACGGGCGGTTGGTGATCGAGCTCGTGAGAGCGAGGCTCGACGCGGCCTGAGGGGGGAAACGGCCGTTCACGTCGCCGTCGCCGTTCACGACCACGTTCACGTGGCGCGTGCTCGACGACGGCCGCGCCCACGTCCGCGAGCGCTCCCGGCCACCCCCGTCGAGGCCTCCCCCGCGCGGCCTCAGGGCAGTCGCAACCGATACGCCCGAGATCCGTCGTTCCGCAGCGAAGGCTCCACCCGAACGCGCACCTTGCCGCGAGTCACCTCGACCTGATCGCCATCCTCGAGAGGCACCGGGCTCGTCATCACGTAGAGCGCCACGTCGCACACCGTCTCGAGCACTTCTTCGCCGTCGCGCTTGCTGCCCGCGACCTCGACCTCGTTCGCCCCGAAGTCGCGCGCTCCGCGCGTCCGCAGCGTGCGCGACCCGTCGGTCGTCTCGGTCCCTTCGAACGCCAGCCACAAGAAGAGCGGCAGATCGTCCTTCGACGCGTCCTCGGCCTGCGCCATCCACTGCGCCGGCTCGTGCACCAGCGTCGTCGCGTCCCAGAGCACTGCCACGCATCCCGGCTTCGTCGCGAGCGCGGTCACCGCCTTCGTCACCGCGAGGGCGCGCTCGACCGGCGAGCCCACCTCCGCCGCCAGCGCGACCTCGAGCACGCCGTGGTGCTTCGCGATCTCCGCGCGCGCTTCGGGCCAGTACCACGCGCTCGCGATCGCCCGCTCCAGCGTCGCCTCGTCGATGCGCTCCTCGCGCGCCGTCACCCGCACGCCCGGCGGCGAGCCGCCGTTCGGCTTCGGCGCCGACTCGAAGAGCACCCGGGCGGTGAACGTCACTGCACTGCTCACGGCCTGCCTCTCACGAACGGAAGAAGCGACGCACGGTGTCGACGCGCTGCTTGATCAGGAACGGGATCTTCACCAGCGCCGGACCGATCTTCGGGATCTGCGCCTCGCTCAGCAGGTTGCCGAGCTCCCACAGCGTCTTGTCGAAGGGCATCCAGAAGAGCTCGGGCGCTTCGTTCGAGTCGAGCAGGATCGTCTTGGGCCGCGTGAACGTGCCGAGCGCCAGCTCGCTGTTCGCGATTCCCGTGCCCGTGTCTCGCGTCCCGCTCCACGGCAGCGCCGCCATCGCGCCGGTCGTCGCGTGGTTGTTGATCGTCACCACGCCCACGTCGATCTGCTCCGCGAGCCGCATCGCGCGCGCGTGATCGCTCGTCCAGATCGACGACGTCAGGCCATACCGGCCCGCATTCACGCGGCGGATCGCCTCGGCCGCGCCGTCGACCCGCACCACCGCGAGCACCGGGCCGAAGGTCTCGTCGTTCACCACGTCCATCGCGTCGGTGCAGTGATCGAGCAGCGTCGGCATGTAGAACAGGCCCTCGCCGAGGCGACGCCCGCCGCACACCACCTTCGCGCCCTTCGCGATCGCGTCCTCGACGTGCGCCTCGACCAGCGCGAGCTGCTTCTCGTTGCTGAGCGGCGAGATGTCCGCCTCGCCCGGCGCGCCGGGACCGACCTTCAGCGCCTGCCACGCCCGCCCCAGGCGCGACACGAACTGGTCGGCGATGCGCGCGTCGACGTACGCGATCTCCACCGCGCCGCAGGCCTGACCGACGTTGTGCAGCGTCCAGTGGGTGATGCCCGCGAGCGTGCGATCGAGGTCGCAGTCCGCGAGCACGATCGCCGCGTCCTTGCCGCCGAGCTCGATGCTGCACGGGATCATCCGCTCGCCGCAGCGGCGCGAGACGTCGCGCCCCGCGGGCACCGAGCCCGTGAAGATGCACGCGTCGATGCCGCTCTCGATCAGCGCGATGCCGGTCTCGCGCCCGCCGGGCACCACGGTGAGCAGCCCGGGCGGCAGCTCCGCCGCCATCTTCGCGCAGAACCACTGGGCCACGCGCGTCGCGTACTCGCTCGGCTTCACCACCACGCCGTTGCCGCAGAGCAGCGCCGGGATGACGGTCCGGTAGAACGTCGCGAACGGGTAGTTCCACGGCGCGATCACGCCGACCACGCCGCGCGGCACCCGATCGATCCACGCCTTCTTCTTCGGGAAGCTGATCGGGTTGAGCCCGATCTTCTTGCGCGCGATGGCGGGCTCGATCACCGACGCCCACGAGCTCACCTGATCGAGCGGGCCGAACACCTCGAAGATCGCGTCGACCTCGAGCTTGCCCACCTCGTCGCGCATCAGCGCGATCACCTCGAGGCGATCGGCGAGCATGGCCTTCGCAGCGCGGCGCAGCGCGTCGGCGCGCTCGCTCACGGGGCGCGACGCCCATCCGTGCTGGGCGCGCCGTGCCTCCTCGACCGCCTTCGTCACGTCGGCCGCGCTCGCGACCGGGATCGACGCGAGCGGTCGCAGATCGACCGGGCACACGGGGTGGATGGCGCCGTCGCGGACGACGGGCGCGGAGGGCGTGACGCCCGGAACCGACGCGCTGCTGGCCTCGTGCATGGCGGCCGGATGTACCGCAACGCGCCCAGCGTGGCCACCGGGGGGTCCGCGCCATCCCCTTCGCAGCTCGGGTATCCTGGATCGTGATGCTTGCCCGCTTCTCTTGGCTCTTGGTGATCGCGATCGCGGGTTGCTCCCTCGAACGCGTGGGGTTCGAAGGAGGTCGCGACGCATCGACCGGCCCACCGGACGGCGGCTCGCTCGACGGCGGCCATCGCGACGGAGGCCGGCGCTGCGAGGTCGGCGGCTGCGACGACGGCAACGTCTGCACGAACGACGTGTGCAATCCGTCGATCGGCTGCGTGAACACGCCGGTGCCCGGCAGCTGCGACGACGACGTGCTGTGCAACGGCGCCGACTCCTGCGCCGAGGGCACCTGCAGCGTGCACGACGGGGTCGATCCCTGTCCCGGCTCGTCGTTCTGCGACGCGACCAGCGACATGTGCACGGGCTGCGAGGACGCGACCGACTGCCCCGCCGAGATGATCGGCGACTGGGGCGCGTGCGCGTTCCCCAGCAACGTCTGCGCGACGATGGGCATGCGCACCCGCACCGTCACGAGCTACACGTGCTCGAACGGCGGCACCTGCGAGCCCAGCGCGCGCGCAGAGACCGAGCCCTGCGTCCGCGGCACCGACGGCATCGCCTGCGGCGTGCCGACCACCGGCGCGTGGAGCGCGTGCACGTACCTCGACACGACGTGCAGCACGAGCGGCAGCCGCACCCGCACCATCTCCACGCCGACCTGCGCGTCGGGCTCGTGCGCGATGATCCAGACCATCGAGACCGACACCGCGGGCTGCGCGCGCACCACCGACGGCGTGATGTGCGGGGCGCCGATCCCCGGCGCGTGGAGCCTGTGCGGCGGCTACGACGACAGCTGTGACGAGAGCGGGACCCAGAGCCGCACCATCACCACGCCGCGCTGCAACGCCGGCACCTGCACCGGCAGCACCACCGCGCCCGAGATGCGCGCGTGCTCGCGCGACACCGACGGCCTGATGTGCGGCGCCGAGACCTGCACCGACTACGGGCTCTGCGTGCGCACCTCGTCGTCGGGCTCGGCGTGCATGGGCAACGGCGTGCAGACCCGGCGTTGCACCGGCGCCCAGTGCAGCGCCGGCACCTGCGCGATGTCCGGGGTGCGCATCGACGAGCGGGCGTGTTTCCTCGGCGGCGATCCCTGCGAGCGCGGGCGCACGTGCGGCGCGTGCCAGCCGCTCGTCGGCACGACCTGCACCCGCGGCGCGGCGGGCTATCGCGAGTGCACGATCCAGGGCGGCACCTGCGGCATGGGCGGCTGCGGCGGCAACTCCGCCGACGTGACGATCTGGGAGCGATGCACGTGCCCGTGATGCGCGCGTTCGTGATCGTCCTCGCGCTCGGCGTCGTGTCGATCGCGCGCGCCGACGTCGTCGACCCCGAGCCCGAGCGCTGCCCGCGCGGCTCGACCCCCGCGACCGCGCACTCCGGCCCGTTCTGCCGCGCGGACGACACCTGCGCCTCCGACGCCGAGTGCAGCACCGGCCAGCGCTGCGTCGCGATCGCGCAGTGCCTCGAGACGCGCGGGTGCGGCGGCCGCACCGACTTCGAGGACGCCGAGCCCTGCACGCTCACCCACGTCTCCGGTGAGTGCGAGAGCGCGGGCGGATCGTGCGGCGACGAGGGCACGTGCACCGAGCGTCGGGTGTGCGCCGGTGAAGCCGAGCGTCCCGGTGGTGGCGGATGCAGCTGCGCCGCGCCCGGACGTGCCCGCGCGGGGACCGGCCTCGTGCTGGCGATCGCGACCCTCGCGACGATGTTCCTGGCTCGTCGGAGGCGAGCCGGGTGAGCGCAGCGGAGCGCATCGAAGATCTGCGACGTGCAGCGGGCTCCGCGGTGGTGGAGTCGTTCTTCCGAGGGCTCTCGCGCGTGGCGTCGCTGCATCCGAATGCGCGTCCCGAGCGACACGGCGTGATCGTCGAGCGCGACATCGCGTACGTCGATCGTCCGGGCCCCGAGCATCGCCTCGACGTCTATCGCCCGGTGCGCGACGCGCAGGGCCCGCGGCCGGTCGTGATGTACGTGCACGGCGGCGGCTTCCGGATCCTCTCGAAGGACACCCACTGGCTGATGGGGCTCGCGTTCGCGCGCCGCGGCTACGTGGTGTTCAACGTCGACTACCGCCTCGCGCCGCGCCATCCGTTCCCCGCGGCGCTCGAGGACGCCGGGGCCGCGCTGAGCTGGGTCACGAAGAACGCGCATCGCTGGGGCGGCGACCCATCGCGCATCGTGCTGGCGGGCGAGTCGGCGGGCGCGAACATCGTCGCCGCGCTCACGCTCGCGTGCTGCTACGAGCGCGACGAGCCGTACGCGAAGCGCGTGTTCGAGCTCGGCGTGGTGCCGGTCGCGACGCTGCCGGCGTGCGGGATCTTCCAGGTGAGCGACGTGCAGCGCTTCGCGCGTCGCAAGAAGGGGTTCCCGCGGTTCGTGATGGATCGCCTCGAGGAGGTCTCCCACGCGTACCTCGGGCGCGATCACACCGCGTACGGCACGTCGCTCGATCTCGCCGACCCGGTGTGCTTCCTCGAGCGCGCGCAGGCGCCGGCGCGCCCGCTGCCGCCGTTCTTCCTGCCGGTGGGCACTCGAGATCCGCTGCTCGACGACACGCGGCGGTTGGCGCGGGCGGTCTCGGCGCTCGGCGGGGAGGCGATCACGAAGATCTATCCCGGGGAAGTGCACGCGTTTCATGCCTTCGTGTTCCGGGGGGCCGCTCGGCGGTGTTGGCAGGAGATGCTGACGTTTCTGGACGGAAAGGCTTCGGCTTCGGCGTAAGGCGGGTGGGGGTGGGTCCGACGCCCGGGGTGCGTCGGGCTGCTGGACGAGAGGCAGTGAGCGTCGGGAAGCGGTGGTCGCATCGCGGCGCGCGCTTCGCGCTCTGCCGCGATGCTTCGATCAGTCCGTGGTCGGCCTCGGCGGCCCCCGTCGCACGAGGGCGTCGGACCCACCCCCACCCGCCCGATACCGCGGTTCTGCCGTCTCGGTGGGTGGGGCTGGGGCGGCTCGCGACGGGTCCGCGCTTCGCCGCGGCCCCGACGCTCGCGGTTCGGGCTCTGCTTCGCACTCGCCTGGATGGGCCGGGCTCTGCTTCGCAGTCGCCCGAAGAGGAGCGGTCGCGCGCGGAGCGCGGGAACGCGACGGGTGGTGCGGGAGGAGCGGTCACGCGCGGAGCGCGGGAACGCGACGGGTGATGCGAGAGGAGCGGTCGCGCGCGGAGCGCGGGAACGCGACGGGTGTGGTGCGCGCGGGCTGGCGTCGGGGTCGCTCGGGCCGCATGGCGGCTCTCGTGGCTCTGTCTTCGACGCGGTATCGCGAGCACCTGCCGATCCCGGCTCTCCGCGCGCATGTGCGGGTGGTCTGGGAGCTCTCCGGGCCGTGCGACGACCCTGCGCCCCAGCGGATGATTCCCGACGGCGCGATGAGCTGGTGGATCAACTTCGGCGCGCCACTCGCCGGGGGCTGCCACGTGCCGGCGGGCGGGACGCTCTTCATCGGCGAGATCCGACGGCCCTTCGAGCTCTCGTCGAGCGGCGCGCTCGACGTCGTGGGCGTGAGCTTCTGGCCGGGCCGCGCTCGCACCTTCGTCGATGTGCCGCCGCGCGAGCTCGTCGATCGCCTGAGCGTCGATCCGCCGCTCGCCCCCACCCTCGCGCGCGACCTCGCTCGCTCGATGCACGGCGCCGAGCCCGACGATCGCATCGCGCTCCTCCAAGCCGCCCTCGCCCGCGCCCTCGTCGCGCCGCGCGCCCCGAGCGGACCGGTGCGCCGCGCGCTCGCGCTCCTCGAGCGCGACGACGGCACCCTGCGCATCGCCACGCTCGCCGACACCGTCGGGCTCAGCCCGCGGCAGCTCGAGCGCCGCTTCGCCGAGGAGGTGGGCATCGCGCCCAAGGCGCTCGCGTCGGTGCTCCGGTTCCGGCGCGCGCTCGACGCGATGACGGTGGGCAGCGCGGACTACCCGTCGATCGCACGACGCTGCGGCTACGCCGATCAGTCGCACCTCGTCCGCGACTTCACGCGCT is a window encoding:
- a CDS encoding DUF4261 domain-containing protein, giving the protein MSSAVTFTARVLFESAPKPNGGSPPGVRVTAREERIDEATLERAIASAWYWPEARAEIAKHHGVLEVALAAEVGSPVERALAVTKAVTALATKPGCVAVLWDATTLVHEPAQWMAQAEDASKDDLPLFLWLAFEGTETTDGSRTLRTRGARDFGANEVEVAGSKRDGEEVLETVCDVALYVMTSPVPLEDGDQVEVTRGKVRVRVEPSLRNDGSRAYRLRLP
- a CDS encoding ATP-binding protein, whose translation is MLDSSTQPGRVVVAREAKDVSLARIAASRIDLGRFLTLAVKLADALDALHARGVMHLRLHAEDVRVHAGDVVDLGTPFPPPPHRGPVAWRPWPSRQWPYLSPEQTGRLAIEIDQRSDLYSLGIILFELLTGRRPFSAADLPGWIHAHVAIPAPPPHVLVPAVPETLSRIVLRLLAKAPEDRYQSASGLQHDLMRCLESWHTRGVVEVFEPGRADRPPLPRLTAMLHGRDDELQRISAALERTSLEDRPRVVLVSGPTGSGKSALVDRARRVAMLHGALFAAGKCDAGSDREPLRAAFQALDGLLAAALESNAWTHDELRSRLDEALGLHAPMLISRLPDLAQLLGERTPPAEAPAREAERRFLTTLARYLGVLATEAHPLVLFLDDLHWADAGTLKVLEHVATALEAHHLLIIAAYRTIERGPTTPVEAMGARLRERGVDTVAIALRPLSQDAVARWIGDVLRRRPDEVSELAVSVHERTGGNPLFVAQFLDSLYAEDLIRYDDAKKGWQWNLDAIRAKPYSDDVADLIASRIATLSPGTRDALRRFAVHGPSADLATLSIVLRCSESELLAQLAEAISARLLARIGDELRFLHDRVHQTAYELTPHAERLALHLETGRALLARTPPDKVGTRIFEIVRHFDLAAPLLRDPEERAQAAYLDLLAGRAARASNDGRAAIAFLVRGIELLGEDPWEQRYALAFELQLSLARSRFLIGELAASEDLCVALTKRARTRVDLAAAHTLLAEPRLVRGAMSEATATCLEGLRALDVDLPEHPREAEVDAAYDALLETLGPDPTLAILSLARDAPVRDEARATSELLVALITPASYHDWNLVWLAACRGVEIALREGMTSSSLGAFTAFALGLAVRRRRYADAFSIAEGTYRLAQRPEHALHRARATFGFTSLISYLQLPLRRCVELMRRELAAATISGDLTYASFHAKHIADFRLVAGDPLDEVAGDANEALELADRSGAPSVVTSMRSRLRMIDLVRGGTAVVPREPLVAAERDADQFHRTFHELVARYLRGDYEGAAIAAARARARLGAVLGFLLVPECRFYAALADTTVLDSPTDREPDEGDGAARVPVAVRDDLEALEALADSQAETFGPRAALIAAEIARVEGRELDAERGYEDAVRGARAAGILHVEAISCEVAARFHRRRGLDTIADAYLVQAHDLYELWGARAKAHALAITLPALARRDERMRECPDVSGVLKASQAVTGALLLPDLHARLLEVAVESAGAQRGCLALVTAHGLALAAARGHGANAFGELDRPIRASSLPLSVCDAAVRTRRAVMIADASGPHRYTFDPYFTAGQRRSVLCLPILRDDRATAILYLENDLVPGAFSASQLAVLDVLASQAAVSLENARLYSGLRQENAERRAAETRLQEREALLHAIFDNSTALITVKDLDGRFTLANRRFAELVGLEPAQVVGKTDAHLFAESVAEQMRELDRRVVREDRVLESDDVIPHADGVHQYITERCPLRDENGAITAICTISTDVTSRQRAHEALQRSMSLVEAALESTADGILVVDTEGRIVRFNRRFISMWRVPEELLTARDDRRALQHVRDQLASPEEFMARVRELYRSPDASGLETIRFKDGRVFERYSQPQRLNGEIVGRVWSFRDVTQRVQAQEQRDRLLAEEQRARTAAEAAVRMRDEFLSVASHELRTPLTSLQLAVQSLELRFQLSGMVEPDALLRVISVSKRQIRRLASLVTLLLDVSRFREGRLQLTLGEVDLHTVVSEVATLLGDELARSGSSLQISAASDVGGPPVIGHWDALRIEQVVTNLMTNAIKFGRGEPIEVTIERQDERAVLKVRDRGIGIPREVKERLFAPFQRGVSSRHYGGLGLGLFITRVIVEAHGGCISLESEPDQGATFTVELPLAGPPREETSE
- a CDS encoding FG-GAP repeat domain-containing protein, whose amino-acid sequence is MRTGSWGVLALVLVLSACGDDDGDARDASLPRVDAQLPPPPPATCDASGGSDTVAAPELVVSLSDRWHEGWLASPAIDDLDGDGENEIVVARSGRVLAFHLDGSIVLSFDVDGRVWASPIVADVVPEHEGLEIAFAERARIHVIGSDGDELAGWPFEWRDELRSLGATDLDRDGRLELVAVTTSPLEGGGQRDIVIAVNDDASIVPGFPPNTTGAAGCDDACYVTGGYDQNLALGDVTGDDVPEIFATQDNAYLSLHDATGRAFDCAPIFEDRTKLHGVRFLHDYAEAQQGYADAEDTADQAHFTNSAPAIVDVDGDGTRELVVLGSVQNAAQDDRLRGVALWVVRPDGTRPDAWVAPFHAPGYLAGLWDFEGENIVGATNQVSVADLFPDRAGPEFVFAGFDGRIHCVDARAQEVWQAEYTTSDRVLTAGVVIADLSGDGSPEIVFATYSPDADRSHLVVLAANGRELHRIALPDRGAMSVPTIADVDRDGDLEIVVATKGGEDHAPHALVYTVAGSGTACLPWPTGRRTALRDGLVP